The following proteins are co-located in the Malus sylvestris chromosome 13, drMalSylv7.2, whole genome shotgun sequence genome:
- the LOC126595117 gene encoding zinc finger BED domain-containing protein DAYSLEEPER-like encodes MGTKEILKKFDGQISLSVDIMMNEKNFDRYLCLSAHFVDEKWELKKQQVYFRSLEDTNDLLPEDEDWGIFSSLKKWGIEDKVSTLTMTNDGVYDELAGFVKGRIQEKKELQLDGQLFRVYCCGKLIGEMVNGAFQKIQDIINKVDPLYPVANLPLWYLTSSKLKEALELWSKGEFSSVDETFYEVPSAEEWKKVEGVCKVLESVYIISNALFETKDLTANVYLYRLDELRDVLTQMHNDSDSFTRKISEGMLSKLDKYVNNMFLHLAIAAVLDPRLKMQFVDTVWSKVKGAEGGSRVAAVSEAIHKLFDKYSLDVQMNNYPSVGSDLDLYLGEAVVPWSQSCTALAWWKTAAARYPTLSKMARDFLAIPFSIATSYEAFYIEPRPAKKNLVGLEPGLANALLFARSRLV; translated from the coding sequence ATGGGTACCAAAGAAATCTTGAAGAAATTTGACGGGCAGATTAGCCTCTCGGTGGACATTATGATGAACGAAAAAAACTTTGATCGTTATCTATGCCTTTCGGCACATTTTGTTGATGAGAAATGGGAGCTGAAAAAGCAGCAGGTTTATTTCCGTTCTCTTGAAGATACCAATGATCTCCTTCCTGAAGACGAAGATTGGGGCATTTTTAGTTCCCTTAAGAAATGGGGCATTGAGGACAAGGTATCCACACTCACTATGACCAATGATGGTGTGTATGATGAGTTAGCTGGATTTGTGAAGGGTCGGAtccaagaaaagaaagaactccaactTGATGGTCAGCTGTTTCGCGTGTATTGTTGTGGGAAATTAATTGGTGAAATGGTGAATGGTGCGTTTCAAAAGATTCAAGATATCATTAACAAAGTTGATCCATTGTATCCTGTTGCAAATTTACCATTGTGGTATCTCACGAGTAGCAAGCTAAAAGAAGCTCTGGAGTTATGGTCTAAGGGAGAATTCTCCTCGGTAGATGAGACTTTTTACGAAGTACCATCCGCTGAGGAATGGAAGAAAGTTGAAGGTGTTTGCAAAGTTTTGGAGAGCGTATATATAATATCAAATGCATTGTTTGAAACAAAAGATCTAACTGCGAATGTTTATCTTTATCGCCTTGATGAGCTTCGTGATGTTCTGACCCAAATGCACAATGACTCAGACAGTTTTACTAGAAAAATATCTGAGGGCATGCTGAGTAAGCTTGACAAGTACGTGAACAACATGTTTTTGCATTTGGCAATAGCTGCTGTGCTGGATCCTCGGTTAAAGATGCAATTTGTAGACACTGTTTGGTCAAAAGTTAAGGGTGCAGAGGGAGGCTCACGAGTTGCAGCTGTTTCGGAGGCCATACACAAATTGTTTGATAAGTATTCGCTGGACGTGCAAATGAATAATTACCCTTCAGTAGGATCGGACTTGGATCTCTATTTGGGAGAAGCTGTTGTGCCTTGGAGTCAGAGTTGCACTGCATTGGCTTGGTGGAAAACCGCAGCTGCCCGGTATCCTACTCTTTCCAAGATGGCACGAGACTTTTTGGCCATTCCATTTTCTATTGCAACTTCATATGAGGCATTCTACATTGAACCAAGGCCAGCCAAGAAAAATTTAGTTGGCTTGGAGCCAGGCCTGGCAAATGCCTTATTATTCGCCCGATCGAGGCTTGTTTAG